ATTTCCACCACCCTGCGCCCCCCGATACTTCCCTCCCGCCTTACTCCCCGCAATACCCGCAGCAACCGCCGCGACAGTCTGCGCCAACTCCTGGCTGATGCCAAACTTTTCCTTGAACTGCTTCGCGAGCTCAGGTTCGTTGACCGCAGCAACCGCGTCGTTATAGTGCAGCAGGTAGATGCCCAGATCATTCTTGATCGTGCTTGGCAGCTTTTCGCCCACAGCCGCATCCAACGTTTTTCGGAAATCACTGAGCTCCGCAAGGTAGCTTCCAAATTCTCCCTGACAAGCTTTCGGATCAGCCGCACAGGTAGCAACCAGCTTTTCCTGATTCGCTGCACTGAGGGCCCGATATTTGTCCCTTACTTGCTCGCAAGTGTTAGTTCGCTCGCATCCTTTCGCCTCCTGGATCAGTAGCTTGAACTCACTGAGGGTAAGCGCGTTATTGACGGTTTCTATCGTCGCACCCGCGCTCGCAGATACGACATCGGTGCCCGCCACCCCCGCGATACCCGCGACAATCCCGGTAATCAGATTCGTGCGGTTCTCTTTCTCTTCGACGCTCAGATCTTCGCCAGACTTCCCATTGGCTCCGTCGAGCAGGTTATTGAGCACCACACTGGCCGACGCACCCAGCGCACCAGCACCGCAGTTCCCTCCGGAGGCCGCAGATCCCGCACACCCGACAATCGCTTGCAGAGCAACCCGCGCAGGCTCACTGCCGAGATTGTCCGCAATCCTCTTGACCTGTTCGGCCCCGAGGCTCTGCAGATAGCTGACCATCGTGTTCGTCGCGACTTCCCCCATGCCACCCGCGACGTTGCCGCCAACTCCAATTGAGATCGCAGTGACGATCCGGCGATACTCGCCACCCGGTGCCCATTTTTGGGCTTCGGCGATCTGCTGATCCAGTTGTGCCTGCTTTTCCGGATCCGTTTCCTTTTCTCGTCGCGCCTTGAGATCATCCGCCTCGCGCGCCTTATTCGTCACCAGCGTGTTCACCTGATTGATGAACTGCCCGACGATCTCAAACCCGGCTTGAATCTTCTCCTTGTCGAATATCTGCTCGACAGAGCCATTCGTATTCGACGTATCGCGATTCACGTTCGCGACGGCTTCGTCGGCTGTCTCACCGGTCAGCTTCCGCTGCGCGTCGCTGTCGCGCACCGTCAACGCACCGCCGCTGATGCCGCTGCGCGTGGTGCCCGACGCGCTTCCCGACGCCCCCATGACCACCGGCATGTTGATCGACGCGCCACCCGACGAGCGAGGCAACTCCGTACCCGCAATCGGGTTGACGTTATCCGCCTTACCCTCGCGGTCCTTGCCGATCGACGTACCGAAGCCACCGCCCAGCCCGACCTGCGAGCCTGAGTACGATGCGTGATTCTCGATATCGCTGTGCGTGAGCGTACCCGTCGTCAGACGATTGCTGCCATTGGCAACAGCCTCGTCATTGCTCGCGATCACGCCGCCCACCAGACCGGTATTGCCCTTCACATCGATCTGGAAGCCACCGCTACCCGCACGAATCCCCGTCTGCTCGATCACGCTCGCATAGTCGCTATTGAGCTTCTGCTGACCGATATTCCCGGCAATGCTGCTACCACCTGCACACAGCGGCGGCACGCAAACGCTTGCCGACACCCCCGCGCTCTGCTGCTTCGAGTCGTAGCGGCTGGTGTCCTGCAAACTCTCCACCGTAAGATTGCCGCCCACGTTCGCCACGACTTGCCGCCCTTCGACGACAGCCCCGCGCAAGGTCGTATCCGCACCGGATTTGATCGTCAGCTTATCGCCCGCCTGCACATGACTGTTACTCCACGCCACGTCGTCGCCATCGGCGTTGCCGCGATTGCCGGACACGCCGGCGTTGAACGAAATTCCGGACTTCGAGCCCACCGTGAACGAAACCCCAAGGCTCGCGTTCGTCCCCGAGTTGTTGCTGTGCTGCGAACTGGTGTTCTGCGCGGCCTGAATGTTGACGTCGCCATCCGCACTCAGCAGCGCATTCTGGCCGGCCTTGATCTGACTGCCGACGATGGACAAATCGCTATCGGCACCACCACCCGACGCCGTGATGTTCACGTTCCGGTTGCCCGAAATCCGACTGCCCGCGGCCGTCGACGACTGCGACGTCGTTTCGCTGTTGCTGCGACTGGCCCCCAACGACACGTTAATGCCGACACTCGTCGCTTCCTTCGGATCCTTGGCGATGGTGTCCGCCGCGTTCGCCACGGCCAATCCGGCAGTCGCCCCCGCCAGCGCGAGAAGACGCGCATCCCCTTTGGCTCGGCTCGCTGACTTCGCAACGTCGGTCGTCGCCTGCACCGCCGCCAGAATCGGATTCGTGAACCCGATCGTCAGGCCGGACTGCTGGAACGACTGCTTCTCGTTCATGCCGAACGTGTCATGGGCGGCATCGATGGTGACCGATTTGCCTGCCAAGTTGACGTCGTTACCCGCATGCAGCGTGCTGCCGGTCACGTGCAGCGTCTCACCCGCCTTGACGGTCAGGTTGCCGTCGACCGATCCCACCAGGCTGCCGGTGTGGGTGACTTGCGACGACCGTTGATCGTCCGACTGCGAGCGACTGCCGATCGAAAACGAAAGGCCACCGTTGGACATGAAACCCGATTCGCGCTGCGAGAACGAACTTGTCGCGTCGGTGCGATCTTCCGACGTCGTGATCGTGACGTTGCGCCCGGCGCTCAACGTCACGTCGTTCGTGCCCACGATATTGCTGCCCTGAACCGTCAGGTCGTTCGCGGCCTTCACCGTCACGGTATCGCCCGAAAGCGTGCTCGCAACCCCCGCATCGACATGCTGCTGTTGCGCCGACGAAGTCTGCGTGCCGCTGACGAAGCTGCCGCGCTTCGAATCGACAGCCACGTCGCTGTCGTGACGCTCACGCGCCTCCTGCACCACGACGTTGCCCGACGCGACCACGGTAATGCCGCCCTTGGTCGTGGCATCGGTCCCCGATGTCACCGTCGAGCCGGTGACGGTGACGTTCCCCTTGGTGGCGTCCGTCTGATTCGACGCGGCCAGCACGATCGCGCCGCCCGATGAAATCGACGACCCTACGGTGCGCTCGTCGTAGCCGTGACTGACTTCCTGACGCGACGCGGAATCCGCCGCGACGTTGCTGCGCGTCGCCGTATCCTTCGCCGCGGAGATATTCAGGTCGCCACCCGCCAGGATGCTCGCCCCCTTGCCCGCGGTAATCTGCGCGCCGGACAGGGTGGTGTCGTTCACACTGGTCGTCGACAGCGTGCCGCCGGTCGTAATGCTCGACGTCTTGTTCAGCGTCGTCGATTCTTCCCAGTGATGGGCGTCGTTCTGATGCATCGACTGGTCGACGTTCACCTGCACCGTGTCGACTTTCAGGTCGCGCCCGACGATGATCTGCGCATCGCCACCGGCGGAGATCGCACCGCCCCTGACCGTCAGATCCCGACCCGCACCGATCGCCAGATCGCCGGTCGACGCGATCGTGCCCGTCTTGCCGAGCAACGACGTGGTGACCTGGGTGTTGCCGCTTTCGCGATGCATACCCTTCAGGTCGACGTCGGTCGTGTTGACGACATCGCGTCCGGCCAGCACAGCCACGCGATCCCCGGAGATTTCGCCCGACGCGTTGATGATGTCGTTCGCTGCGACGATTCGGGTGGTGCCCGCGTCACCGCCCGCTCCACCGCTGGTGATCGTGCCGGAACGGTTGATGACGTCGCCTGCCTCGACGAGCGTATTGGTGCCCGCCTTGATGACGCCGCTGTTGGCCAACGAACCGCTCGCGTGTACCTGAATGTCGTTGCCGGCGATCAACGCGCCTGACGGCTGGAGATCGCCCGCACGCGGCTTGGCGAGATACACCACCGGCGCCAGCACCTGCGTGGATGTGCCGTCAGGCAGCGTCACGTTCTGCGACACGAGCCAGACGATGTCGCTGGTGAGCGCATCCATCTGGGCTGCCGTTAACCCGACGCCTGGCACCAACCCGAACTGCTTGGCGTAGTTCGCGCCGTTGGTCATCAGATCGCGATATTCGGCCTCGGCGTTGTTGTACCCCTGAAGGTAGGTGCGGCCCGTCATCTGCGTGATCTGATCGCGCACCTGCTGCTGCTCGTACAACCCATCGCCCAGGCGTTTCTCGCTCGTCTGCGGATTGAATCCGATCTGCTGGAGCAGGTAATCGCTGGACACGAAGCTGGCGTACTGCGTGAGCCGCGGATCGGTCACGATCAGATACGGCTGTCCCGGTGCAGTGCGCAGGCTGTACAGGCCGTTGGTCGGCAGCTTGAGGTTCAGTTGCCCGGTCGGTCCGGCCACGGTCTGCCACGTCTTGCCGGTGACCGTCACGCCAGAAGCATTGGCGCCGAGCGTGCTGCCCGCACCCGCTCCCGTGTTGGTGTTCGTGACGTTCTTTGCGTCGATGGTGACGCTGCCGCCCGCAACGATGGTGCCGCCCGTCGAGCCGATGGCCACCGGTGCGACCACGACCGGCGCCTGCACGATAGTGCCCATGTCGCTGCCGATGCCCTCGTTCCACGAGTACGTGGAGACGATGTCCTGCGTGGCGCGCCGGTACAGCGTCTGTCCGATATTGGTGACGGTCGTGCCACCGATCGAACCGCTGTCGACGGCGCCGCTCTGGCTGGTGTTGCCGATGACGATATTGCCGCCCGCGGCGATGGCGCTGTGCTCGTTGGTCAACGATCCCACGTTGCGCATGACCAGATTTCCGCCCGCGATCAACGTGGCTTTCGGCGCCGCGCCGCCGCTGATCACGTCCTCGGACGAGTTCGTCGTCACTTCGCGTGAGATCTCCACACGCTGATAGCCCTTATGGCCGTCGCTACGTGTCGGAAACTCCGTGCCCGGATCGTAGTTGACGTGCGGGTCGTAGGCGTCCCAGTAGTTCACCGTGACGGTGCCGTTACCGTTGTCGGTCACGCTGTTGTAGTACAGCGTCCGAGGGCCGCTGCCGCTGTTGACGACAATCACCCGATCGACGGCGTTCGGCCCGTCGGACTTGGAGACAACGCTGCTGTTGCTGAACGTCACGTTGAGCGGCGTGTTGTACCCTTCGTCCCGAAGCGATTGCGGACACGTTTTCGAGGCGTTCATCGTGGCGCAGCCGATGTACTTGTCCCGTTTGGTCAGTGTCTGCACCTGTGGACCGCTCGACTGTGTCACGGCGGTAGGCGCCGGCCGGCGGTTCACGATCGAATCGGCCGCGATCTCGATGCCCGTTCCCGCCTCGATAGACGACTGGTCGTTCAACACCGAAGCGGTGCGGCGCGTCAGATAACCCGACGCATCGCGCGTGTCGCCGCCGGCGATGTTGATCTTTCCGATACTGAACAGACTCGCCTGCGACTGGTTGGTCAACGTGCCGGCCGCATACAGACTGAGTTCCGACGCCGCGCCGATGACCGCACTCGCGCCGGTATTGGTGATGCTGTTCGCGCGCAAGGTCACGTTGTTGCCGATGATCGTGCTCACGTTATTCACCGCTCCGGCGGTGATATCCAGCGTGTCTCCCTCGAGGCGGCCGGTGTTGGTCAGCGTGTTGATGGCGTTGAGCGTGGTGGTCTTCGCGAACATGCCGCCCGCGGAATCGTTCATGATGCTCGCGCCGCGCACCCGCAATTGATTGGCGGAGGTGAACGTGCCGGCGTTCGTTACGGCTCCTGTTGCCACCTGCACATTCAGGTCGCGACCCGCGGCGGTTTGGCCCCCAATGCCATTGGCAAACGTCCCGGCCGTGATCGTGACGTCGCCCTTTCCGCCGATGATCCCTACCTTGGTCGTCCGGGCGGCGTCCTGATTGGTCAGAGTGCCGGTAGCGCTCACCTGTGTGGCGCCCACGCCCGCGTTGACGATGCGTCCCGAGCTGTTGTCGACGGCGTTGCCCGAGACGTCGAGCGTCGCGTTCTGATCGTTGGCTTCGATGCGGCCGCCGGTGTTGTTCAGCACGCCGCCTGCCGAAGCCGTCAATGCCGAGACGGCCTGAATCAGGCCGCCGTCGTTGGCGATATCGGTGCGCGCGCTCAAGCTCAGACCCTTGCCGCTCACGATCGAGCCGGCATGATTGTCCAGACTGGCGAGCTTGATCGTCGCATCGCCGTTCGACGCGATCGCACCGCTGCGATTCGAGAGGACTCCCGAGGTGAGCGTCAACACGCCGCCGCCTGACAGTTTGAGGTTGCCGAGATCGTTGGTCAGTGAGCCCGCGGACACCGTGAAGTCGCGTCCGTTGGACTGAAGCTGCCCGGAGGTGTTGTCGAGCAGGCCGCCCGACGTCAGACGCATTTGCGCCGCCGACTCGATGCGGCCGCCGCGATTCGAGAGTGTCGTCAGCGCGTTCGCTGTGACGGATTTGCCGCCGGTCAGCGTCCCGGCCGTGTTATCGAGCGAGGTGGTGCCGACGTCGATGTCGCCATTGGACGTGATCGTGCCGGAGCGATTGCTCAGGGCGCCCGCTGTCACCGAGAGATTGCCGATCCCGGCGTGAGCGAGCGCACCGTCCTCGTTCGTCAACGTGGCGGCGGAAACCGTCATATCGCCGCCGTTCGACCGGATTTCTCCCGACGTGTTATCCAGCGTCCCTGCCACCGAAAAGAACGTCTTGCCCGTCCCGATATGGCGCAGATGGCCACCGGCGTTGTTCAGGCTGCCAACGGTGAACCCAAGTCGATCTGCCGTAAGCGTGGCCCGACGGGTATCCGTGCCGCCGCTTACGTCGAGCGTCAGTACGTCGGTCGCGGTGATGGTCGCATCGCGCAAATCCGCGGACGCCGCCCTCAACGCAATGTCGCTCCCCGCGGTGGCCAGCCCCGAAAGACGGGCCTGCGCCAGGGCGTTGACGGCCATCCGTCCGGCATTGGTCACCGCTCCGCGCTCGTCCACGCCAGCACCCAGCGAACCCGACGACTGGACATTCCGAGCGTTCAGCGTGACGTCCCCGGCGCCTGCAATCGTCCCGCTGTTGCTCAGCGTCGAATCACTTCCGACCGACACCGTACCCCGGGCATAGAGGCTCCCGCGATTGTCGACAGCGCCCTTGGCACTCGCCGCAAGGTCGCCGGACGCCATCAACTTGCCGGACTGCACCAGGTCGCCATTCGTGCGCAACGTCAGCTCGCCCGCCTGTGCGGCAATGATCCCGTTGTTGGACACCCCCACGCCGTTCTCGGTACCGACCAGGAAGATGCGATTGGCATACATGCCGCCGAGCTGACCGACATCGAGGGCAACGCCGGGCGCCGCGCCCGTGGACGTATCCGCCGATGCGTTCAACGTGTCGTGATCGACCCGATTGGCCCCGGTCACGACGTTCAGACGATTCCCATAGATCGAGGCATTGACGGAGACGGCCCGCGCGATCAAATCGATCTGATCGACGTTTCCGGCATTCAGCCCTCCGCCCTGGACCGCGATGGTGCCTCGCGAGACCTGAAAGCCGTTGAGCGTGCCGTCTGCCCCGAAGATCGGCGCGCCGGTCGTGAGAATGCCGCGCGAGGTGTTGATGAACCCGCCGCCGTCGACCACGATCCCGTTGCCATTGGCCACGATCACCTCGGCGCGATTGCCGGCCACTTCGAGATAACCGCGAATCTGACTGGGCAAATTGCCCGTGACCTGATTGAGGATGATGCGCGCCGACTGACCTTGCGCCAGATTCGGGTTACCGGCGACCAGCCCCGCTTGCTGCGTTTGAGCGATGGTCGCCGAATTATTGAGGATCGCGCCTTGCCGGGGAACATCGAACTGGGAGTAGAGATTCTGTGAAACGCCGCCAGCGGAGGGAGCCGTGATATTGACCTGCGGCAACCCATTCTGCGTCTGAATCACTCCGGGACGATTGGCGCCCGCGTTCGGGTCCGCCACGATCTGCGCGATCGTCGCCAGCGGCTGCGCAACGATCGCCGCAATGACGACATGCGCCACGAGGCGCTTGAACCTTGTGACGTGGGTTGCCGAGTAATTTCCTGTTTGTGTCGGACCGACACCGCCGTTCGACTGAAAGATCCCCGATGAAACGACTGATGCAGAACCGGAAGCAATCCCCGACGCCTTTCGACGCCCTCCGGACATCGAATGACTGATCTTATGCATATACGTATAGTTCGGACTTCGTATTTTTTAATATACTTAATATACCAAACTTATCATTAACAACGCCAAGCACACTAAGTCTGCGTATTTTTGTTGCTTTGGCTGAGTGTCTGATTTCTTACAAAACACAATGAATCGCATCAATCCGGGGGCCATCGGGCGTCTGTTATTTGCTTTCACTTTTTGCATCGGGGTTTCAGCAAACGCGCAACAAGGCGGACTCAGTCCGACGTTGAACGCGGAGCAGGATCTACGGGCGCGCCAGCAGCAGGAAGCTCAGGAGCGAGCCCGGGAAGTCAATGCGCCGGGCGTGCGCTCCGCGCTGCCACCGGCCGCGGGGGACGTCGAACTCCCGGAGGAGCAGCCTTGTTTCAGGATCGACACCTTCAGCGTCGTCGTGCCGGAGGCGCTACCGGATACGACGCGGCAGCTTGGCGCGTCGGCATTGCCGATGGATCGCTTCGCCTTTCTGCGGGAAAAACTCGACCGATATCGCGGCGCCTGCATTGGGCAAAAGGGCATCGACCTGCTGGTCCGGTCGTTGTCGGAAGCGGTGCTTCAACGCGGGTACGTGACCACGCGACTTCTGCTGCCGGAGCAGCAGCTGTCCAGCGCAAAGCTCACGCTGGTGTTGATTCCCGGCGTCATCCACCAGATTCGCTTCGAGGATCCGTCGCTGTGGGGAACCTGGCGCTCGGCGTTCCCGACGCGCGCGGGCGACCTGTTGGATCTGCGGGATCTGGAGCAGGGGCTCGAACAGATGAAGCGTGTGTCGAGCCAGGACGTCTCCATGCAGATCGTGCCCACCGACCAGCCGGGCGAGAGCGACATCGTGATCGCGATCACACGAGCCAAGCCGGTCAGCGTCGCGTTATCCGTGGACAACTCGGGGGCGCGCTCGACCGGCAAGTTGCAGGGGAATGTCAGCATCGGCGTGGACAATCCGCTTGGCTTGAACGACCTGCTGCGAGTGGGCGGCAGCCATGATTTGACG
The Pandoraea pulmonicola DNA segment above includes these coding regions:
- a CDS encoding hemagglutinin repeat-containing protein; this translates as MAHVVIAAIVAQPLATIAQIVADPNAGANRPGVIQTQNGLPQVNITAPSAGGVSQNLYSQFDVPRQGAILNNSATIAQTQQAGLVAGNPNLAQGQSARIILNQVTGNLPSQIRGYLEVAGNRAEVIVANGNGIVVDGGGFINTSRGILTTGAPIFGADGTLNGFQVSRGTIAVQGGGLNAGNVDQIDLIARAVSVNASIYGNRLNVVTGANRVDHDTLNASADTSTGAAPGVALDVGQLGGMYANRIFLVGTENGVGVSNNGIIAAQAGELTLRTNGDLVQSGKLMASGDLAASAKGAVDNRGSLYARGTVSVGSDSTLSNSGTIAGAGDVTLNARNVQSSGSLGAGVDERGAVTNAGRMAVNALAQARLSGLATAGSDIALRAASADLRDATITATDVLTLDVSGGTDTRRATLTADRLGFTVGSLNNAGGHLRHIGTGKTFFSVAGTLDNTSGEIRSNGGDMTVSAATLTNEDGALAHAGIGNLSVTAGALSNRSGTITSNGDIDVGTTSLDNTAGTLTGGKSVTANALTTLSNRGGRIESAAQMRLTSGGLLDNTSGQLQSNGRDFTVSAGSLTNDLGNLKLSGGGVLTLTSGVLSNRSGAIASNGDATIKLASLDNHAGSIVSGKGLSLSARTDIANDGGLIQAVSALTASAGGVLNNTGGRIEANDQNATLDVSGNAVDNSSGRIVNAGVGATQVSATGTLTNQDAARTTKVGIIGGKGDVTITAGTFANGIGGQTAAGRDLNVQVATGAVTNAGTFTSANQLRVRGASIMNDSAGGMFAKTTTLNAINTLTNTGRLEGDTLDITAGAVNNVSTIIGNNVTLRANSITNTGASAVIGAASELSLYAAGTLTNQSQASLFSIGKINIAGGDTRDASGYLTRRTASVLNDQSSIEAGTGIEIAADSIVNRRPAPTAVTQSSGPQVQTLTKRDKYIGCATMNASKTCPQSLRDEGYNTPLNVTFSNSSVVSKSDGPNAVDRVIVVNSGSGPRTLYYNSVTDNGNGTVTVNYWDAYDPHVNYDPGTEFPTRSDGHKGYQRVEISREVTTNSSEDVISGGAAPKATLIAGGNLVMRNVGSLTNEHSAIAAGGNIVIGNTSQSGAVDSGSIGGTTVTNIGQTLYRRATQDIVSTYSWNEGIGSDMGTIVQAPVVVAPVAIGSTGGTIVAGGSVTIDAKNVTNTNTGAGAGSTLGANASGVTVTGKTWQTVAGPTGQLNLKLPTNGLYSLRTAPGQPYLIVTDPRLTQYASFVSSDYLLQQIGFNPQTSEKRLGDGLYEQQQVRDQITQMTGRTYLQGYNNAEAEYRDLMTNGANYAKQFGLVPGVGLTAAQMDALTSDIVWLVSQNVTLPDGTSTQVLAPVVYLAKPRAGDLQPSGALIAGNDIQVHASGSLANSGVIKAGTNTLVEAGDVINRSGTITSGGAGGDAGTTRIVAANDIINASGEISGDRVAVLAGRDVVNTTDVDLKGMHRESGNTQVTTSLLGKTGTIASTGDLAIGAGRDLTVRGGAISAGGDAQIIVGRDLKVDTVQVNVDQSMHQNDAHHWEESTTLNKTSSITTGGTLSTTSVNDTTLSGAQITAGKGASILAGGDLNISAAKDTATRSNVAADSASRQEVSHGYDERTVGSSISSGGAIVLAASNQTDATKGNVTVTGSTVTSGTDATTKGGITVVASGNVVVQEARERHDSDVAVDSKRGSFVSGTQTSSAQQQHVDAGVASTLSGDTVTVKAANDLTVQGSNIVGTNDVTLSAGRNVTITTSEDRTDATSSFSQRESGFMSNGGLSFSIGSRSQSDDQRSSQVTHTGSLVGSVDGNLTVKAGETLHVTGSTLHAGNDVNLAGKSVTIDAAHDTFGMNEKQSFQQSGLTIGFTNPILAAVQATTDVAKSASRAKGDARLLALAGATAGLAVANAADTIAKDPKEATSVGINVSLGASRSNSETTSQSSTAAGSRISGNRNVNITASGGGADSDLSIVGSQIKAGQNALLSADGDVNIQAAQNTSSQHSNNSGTNASLGVSFTVGSKSGISFNAGVSGNRGNADGDDVAWSNSHVQAGDKLTIKSGADTTLRGAVVEGRQVVANVGGNLTVESLQDTSRYDSKQQSAGVSASVCVPPLCAGGSSIAGNIGQQKLNSDYASVIEQTGIRAGSGGFQIDVKGNTGLVGGVIASNDEAVANGSNRLTTGTLTHSDIENHASYSGSQVGLGGGFGTSIGKDREGKADNVNPIAGTELPRSSGGASINMPVVMGASGSASGTTRSGISGGALTVRDSDAQRKLTGETADEAVANVNRDTSNTNGSVEQIFDKEKIQAGFEIVGQFINQVNTLVTNKAREADDLKARREKETDPEKQAQLDQQIAEAQKWAPGGEYRRIVTAISIGVGGNVAGGMGEVATNTMVSYLQSLGAEQVKRIADNLGSEPARVALQAIVGCAGSAASGGNCGAGALGASASVVLNNLLDGANGKSGEDLSVEEKENRTNLITGIVAGIAGVAGTDVVSASAGATIETVNNALTLSEFKLLIQEAKGCERTNTCEQVRDKYRALSAANQEKLVATCAADPKACQGEFGSYLAELSDFRKTLDAAVGEKLPSTIKNDLGIYLLHYNDAVAAVNEPELAKQFKEKFGISQELAQTVAAVAAGIAGSKAGGKYRGAQGGGNSNATNTPSALQQVKDLFSSNAQGTIQIGESTFTTLPKSGNAAIFSGVTDAQVQQYFMKLSGASQMPAARTISGQGTIYVVKTPQGNFTLRDFAGSSSQTGSVWTIDVPGSAVGKTYNPEIKFLR